In Pelmatolapia mariae isolate MD_Pm_ZW linkage group LG8, Pm_UMD_F_2, whole genome shotgun sequence, one genomic interval encodes:
- the LOC134633601 gene encoding zinc finger protein OZF-like isoform X1, which produces MNEVDYLDHNRAESLEFEEKPDIKPPDVEQLQDADINQTADVQQLLVIKEEVSHEWSNSPDQKGPDLLFIKEEQDELRNSEVGEPLNDLTKADIIRFQLTAGPVKTENDEEKPNSLLLLQNQMGEAEPPLCSLAKQIKTESDGEDREGPGPGSWNPDPNTDEKASDSSATDVSDDDDDSDDGGGDWQEPLSDSGPPNDDGEKNQGAPTSSPNGLKSPKSKWPVQRLMTSHSMETSSRHLGNVDSPRQNRQFICGICGKQFTQKQNLKTHIRIHTGEKPFHCDFCGKRFRHLYSFKAHIRIHTGEKPFVCDICGERFTQQQNIKRHIRVHTGEKPFGCGVCTKRFTQQVDLKRHMRVHTREKPFGCDLCSKRYNRKTQLSAHMRVHTGEKQFACDICGKRFNRMALVKAHTRVHTGEKPYGCDVCGKRFNRKSHLKAHTRGHTGEKPHGCDVCGKNFVHQRDLKIHIRVHTGEKQFSCTVCGKRFTHQGTLTRHMRVHTGEKPFSCGVCGKTFTQKGNLNRHVKTHTE; this is translated from the exons ATGAATGAAGTGGATTATCTTGATCATAACAGAGCTGAGAGTCTGGAGTTTGAAGAAAAGCCGGACATTAAACCTCCAGATGTTGAACAGCTGCAGGACGCTGATATAAACCAAACCGCTG ATGTCCAACAGCTGTTGGTAATCAAAGAAGAGGTTTCCCATGAATGGAGCAACAGTCCGGACCAGAAGGGCCCAGATCTTCTCTTTATAAAGGAGGAGCAAGACGAACTCAGGAACAGTGAGGTGGGAGAGCCGCTTAATGATCTAACGAAGGCTGATATCATCAGGTTCCAACTCACTGCTGGTCCTGTGAAGACTGAAAACGATGAAGAGAAGCCTAACTCTTTACTTCTCCTTCAGAATCAAATGGGAGAGGCAGAGCCTCCACTTTGCAGCTTAGCTaaacagataaaaacagaaagtgatGGAGAGGACCGTGAAGGACCTGGACCTGGATCATGGAACCCAGATCCAAATACTGATGAGAAGGCTTCAGACTCTTCTGCGACTGACGtctcagatgatgatgatgatagtgaCGATGGTGGTGGTGATTGGCAGGAACCTTTGTCAGATTCTGGACCTCCAAATGATGACGGTGAAAAAAATCAGGGAGCTCCTACATCAAGTCCAAATGGACTCAAATCTCCAAAAAGCAAGTGGCCTGTTCAGAGGCTCATGACAAGCCATTCAATGGAAACTTCCTCCAGGCATTTGGGAAATGTAGATTCACCCAGACAAAACAGACAATTTATCTGTGGTATTTGCGGAAAACAatttacacaaaaacaaaatcttaagACACATATCCGAATTCACACTGGGGAAAAACCATTTCATTGTGATTTTTGTGGAAAGCGTTTTCGACATCTCTATAGTTTCAAGGCGCACATCagaatccacacaggagagaaaccgtTTGTATGTGACATCTGTGGTGAAAGGTTTACACAACAGCAAAATATCAAGAGGCACATCAGGGTTCATACAGGTGAGAAACCATTCGGTTGTGGGGTTTGCACAAAAAGATTTACACAACAGGTGGACCTGAAGAGACATATGAGAGTTCACACAAGAGAAAAACCATTTGGTTGTGATCTTTGCAGTAAAAGATATAACCGGAAAACACAATTAAGTGCACACATGAGAGTTCACACAGGAGAAAAACAGTTTGCTTGCGACATTTGTGGTAAAAGGTTTAACCGGATGGCACTTGTTAAAGCACACACAAGGgttcacacaggagagaaaccatatgGCTGTGATGTTTGTGGCAAAAGATTTAACAGGAAATCACATCTCAAAGCCCACACAAGAGGCCACACGGGAGAGAAACCACATGGTTGCGATGTCTGTGGCAAAAACTTTGTACATCAGCGCGATCTCAAGATCCACATCAGAGTTCACACCGGAGAGAAACAGTTTAGCTGCACTGTATGTGGGAAGAGATTCACCCATCAGGGAACTCTGACGAGACACATGAGAGTTCACACTGGAGAGAAGCCATTTAGCTGTGGTGTTTGTGGTAAAACGTTTACTCAGAAGGGAAATCTAAACAGACATGTGAAAACCCACACGGAGTAA
- the LOC134633601 gene encoding gastrula zinc finger protein XlCGF57.1-like isoform X2: MNEVDYLDHNRAESLEFEEKPDIKPPDVEQLQDADINQTAVFPADVQQMLVIKEEELPWTPSLDQQNTDHLHIKEEHEELWIGTGGAHLAVSTRCTLSSISMKCEDEREEKPQIVQLHQSQTEDDAEAEAPNSSSATKINNEIDEKDCGGPEITGNSNPNFHFQLNAVEKGPDSSETDISDGDDWQEPLSDAGPANEDGDSGCPIPKSNLKTLKSLKSKCSFQRRKISHSFKRPHGCLANEKFNRVKQSEFSKMKVNTGEKTFTCGVCAKRFKQKQNLKTHMRVHTGDKPYNCDFCGKDFRHHYSFKVHIRIHTGEKPFVCGICGEKFRKKQNLKRHMRVHTGEKPFSCIVCAKRFTQQGVLKRHMRVHTREKPFGCNLCNKMFTQQGVLKRHMRVHTGERPFSCGACGKKFVHQHDLKIHIRVHTGEKQFSCPACEKRFTQQGSLKRHMRVHTGEKPFGCNVCGKTFTQQGSLNRHTRSHTQ; encoded by the exons ATGAATGAAGTGGATTATCTTGATCATAACAGAGCTGAGAGTCTGGAGTTTGAAGAAAAGCCGGACATTAAACCTCCAGATGTTGAACAGCTGCAGGACGCTGATATAAACCAAACCGCTG TATTCCCTGCAGATGTCCAGCAGATGTTGGTGATTAAAGAAGAAGAGCTACCCTGGACCCCCAGTCTGGACCAGCAGAATACAGACCACCTCCACATAAAGGAGGAGCACGAGGAGCTGTGGATCGGTACAGGGGGAGCGCATCTTGCTGTTAGCACTAGGTGCACATTGTCTTCTATTTCCATGAAGTGTGAAgatgaaagagaagaaaagccTCAGATTGTACAGCTTCATCAAAGTCAGACTGAAGACGATGCAGAAGCAGAAGCTCCAAACAGCAGCTCAGCTACAAAGATCAACAATGAAATTGATGAAAAGGATTGTGGAGGACCAGAAATCACTGGGAACTCTAATCCAAATTTCCATTTCCAACTAAATGCTGTTGAGAAGGGCCCAGACTCTTCTGAAACAGACATCAGTGATGGAGATGATTGGCAGGAACCTTTGTCTGATGCTGGACCTGCAAACGAAGATGGTGACAGTGGTTGCCCTATACCTAAATCAAACTTGAAAACTCTGAAATCACTGAAAAGCAAGTGTTCTTTTCAGAGAAGGAAGATATCTCATTCATTCAAAAGGCCTCATGGCTGTTTGGCTAATGAGAAATTTAACAGAGTGAAACAAAGTGAATTTTCAAAGATGAAAGTCAACACAGGAGAAAAAACATTTACCTGTGGTGTTTGTGCAAAAAGatttaaacagaaacaaaatctGAAGACGCATATGAGAGTCCACACAGGTGATAAACCATATAACTGTGATTTTTGTGGAAAAGACTTTAGACATCACTACAGTTTTAAAGTACACATCAGAATCCATACTGGGGAAAAACCGTTTGTTTGTGGCATTTGTGGTGaaaaatttagaaaaaagcaaaatctcAAACGCCACATGAGGgttcacacaggagagaaaccattcAGCTGTATTGTCTGCGCAAAAAGATTTACACAGCAGGGCGTTCTGAAGAGACATATGAGAGTTCACACGAGAGAGAAACCATTTGGCTGCAATCTGTGTAATAAAATGTTTACACAGCAGGGGGTTCTGAAGAGGCACATGAGGGTGCACACAggagagagaccattcagctgtggTGCATGTGGGAAAAAGTTTGTGCATCAACATGACCTCAAAATACACATCAGAgtccacactggagagaaacAGTTCAGCTGTCCTGCGTGTGAAAAGCGATTTACTCAGCAGGGAAGCCTCAAGAGACACATGAGGGTGCACACTGGAGAAAAACCATTTGGTTGTAATGTGTGTGGGAAAACTTTTACTCAACAGGGAAGTCTAAATAGGCACACGAGAAGCCACACACAGTAG